In Raphanus sativus cultivar WK10039 unplaced genomic scaffold, ASM80110v3 Scaffold0241, whole genome shotgun sequence, a genomic segment contains:
- the LOC108810530 gene encoding protein LAZY 1-like, producing the protein MKLIGWMRTINRSTFDPSKEFKGSFCCLRTQVSSEVQDIRTNSFSFSRQSHHDPTPQKTGEELWFDEGGFSGFLAIGTLGRDPETPKFTASVVEDDVTGAKEEMAKLVTEKLDKFLEEYPEDSSSKQVERSKAESDACPAQGHSIVPLSTEPTKRINEVKKIKGLLKSVFKRRKEVERECNSTEKHGTRDLIKRIFKKFHGSPSKTRNDDDEDDDDYSMHMKKDIRKSVQIFQSKVHPVMCTPERNDSKIDDRRSCINGCNLKVPSLNGRFLVPGSISKVNKKKENWIKTDAEYHVLEL; encoded by the exons ATGAAG CTGATAGGCTGGATGCGTACTATAAACCGAAGTACCTTTGATCCATCGAAGGAGTTCAAAG GTAGTTTCTGTTGTCTAAGAACTCAGGTGTCCTCTGAAGTCCAAGACATCCGAACAAACTCATTCTCCTTCTCCAGACAATCTCATCATGACCCAACTCCACAGAAAACTGGTGAGGAACTTTGGTTTGACGAAGGCGGGTTCAGCGGCTTTCTTGCCATCGGGACGCTTGGTAGAGATCCTGAAACACCAAAATTCACAGCTTCCGTTGTAGAAGACGATGTAACCGGAGCAAAGGAAGAGATGGCAAAGCTCGTTACTGAGAAACTAGACAAGTTTCTTGAGGAATATCCTGAGGATAGTAGCAGTAAACAAGTAGAGAGATCGAAGGCAGAATCTGATGCATGTCCCGCGCAAGGTCATAGTATCGTTCCATTATCTACTGAGCCTACGAAGAGAATCAATGAAGTAAAGAAGATAAAGGGCTTACTTAAAAGCGTCTTCAAGAGAAGAAAGGAAGTAGAAAGAGAGTGTAACTCAACGGAGAAACATGGCACAAGAGATTTGATTAAAAGGATATTTAAAAAGTTCCACGGCTCTCCTTCAAAGACGAGAAATGATGAtgacgaagatgatgatgattattcCATGCACATGAAGAAAGATATAAGAAAG AGTGTTCAAATCTTCCAAAGTAAAGTCCATCCTGTCATGTGTACACCTGAAAGAAACGATAGCAAGATAGATGACAGAAGAAGCTGCATCAACGGCTGCAATCTCAAGGTACCAAGCCTTAATGGAAGGTTTCTCGTTCCAGGTTCCATCTCTAAAGTGAacaagaaaaaggaaaactGGATCAAGACTGATGCAGAGT ATCATGTTCTGGAACTGTGA